The proteins below are encoded in one region of Bifidobacterium catenulatum DSM 16992 = JCM 1194 = LMG 11043:
- a CDS encoding glycosyltransferase family 2 protein, with translation MTHDMETNKRGVQMRCEPTLAFVIPCFNEEAALHMTADVLKKKMIQLENSQAVARDSFVIFVDDGSHDKTWDVITSLHEKDPSLFRGVKLAHNRGHQNALFAGLMHALSMNVDAVVSMDADLQDDPNAVDDMVQEYLRGAEIVYGVRDNRETDTAFKRGTAHAFYSLMKWLGTETVPDHADYRLMSRAALQALSQYKESNLFLRGLVPSLGFKTAKVYYKRGTRVAGESKYPLKKMVSFAIEGVTSFSTKPLTMITGLGLFSVFVGIVMLIYTLVSVFSGHAVAGWGSMMCSLWILGGFILLALGIIGEYIAKIYLEVKARPRYIVETTL, from the coding sequence ATGACTCATGATATGGAAACGAACAAGCGTGGAGTTCAGATGAGATGTGAACCGACACTGGCTTTTGTGATTCCTTGTTTTAACGAAGAAGCCGCATTGCATATGACTGCGGATGTTTTGAAGAAAAAGATGATTCAGCTTGAGAATTCGCAGGCTGTTGCACGAGATAGCTTTGTTATTTTTGTCGATGATGGGTCCCATGACAAGACTTGGGATGTGATTACGTCGCTGCATGAGAAAGATCCCTCCTTATTCCGTGGTGTAAAACTAGCTCACAATAGAGGCCACCAGAATGCTCTTTTTGCTGGCTTAATGCATGCATTGAGTATGAATGTCGACGCTGTTGTTTCTATGGATGCTGACTTGCAGGACGATCCCAATGCGGTCGACGACATGGTGCAGGAATACCTCCGGGGTGCTGAAATCGTCTATGGTGTGCGGGACAACCGTGAAACCGATACCGCATTCAAGCGTGGCACCGCCCATGCTTTTTATTCCCTGATGAAATGGCTTGGAACGGAAACAGTGCCGGATCATGCCGATTATCGATTGATGAGTCGTGCCGCATTGCAGGCTTTATCGCAATACAAGGAATCGAATTTGTTCCTACGCGGTCTGGTTCCTTCTCTCGGATTCAAAACGGCAAAGGTATATTACAAGCGCGGAACCCGAGTGGCCGGGGAATCCAAGTACCCGTTGAAAAAGATGGTTTCCTTCGCGATTGAAGGTGTGACTTCCTTCTCGACAAAGCCGCTGACCATGATCACCGGTCTGGGTCTGTTCTCGGTGTTCGTTGGAATCGTCATGTTGATTTATACCCTTGTTTCCGTTTTCTCAGGGCATGCCGTTGCGGGCTGGGGATCAATGATGTGTTCCCTGTGGATTCTAGGCGGCTTTATTTTGCTGGCAC
- a CDS encoding GH25 family lysozyme, which translates to MVSPHHVLKIATALSAVALTASVAVTPAYALQDIAIEDAVAQRGAVTADNGVVMQSDDQSDDQTGDQQSQDSMPDNPNAKLPGTVSDEISDDATVVSEDLAVTPEGEVKNIETGETVTDATLVGTQDQQPDPLAKTNGESFIPVSAEDVKNAVADANVQLSKFESNEYGAHWGTYNNTKAFFDYQNNLFVQQAKGVIDVSEWQGDIDWAKAKADGVEGVIIRLGYGEGNNADKKAQRNISECKRLGIPFGIYWYSYADTPSIAKEEGADVVAKLKQFGVNASDLAYPVYYDLEKWTWEGHQPPTDPNVYNDIVNNWYSALQSAGYKNLSVYSYTSYLQGPLKHADIYAKTTWVAQYGARMGFDSFPTDSRGWQYTSSGKVDGISGNVDMNAFGNKAYVNGGHWVTKNGQKYWWDSDGSLARSKEIYDPESNAWYWIDSDGTMAHDKDVYLRSNGGKWVRYDSNGHMIKGEDFRYGVWYNFDFTTGAMSKGMTYLSNGNKWVYYDMVTGKMAHGEAYLNFDKEHSGWYLFDNITGARCTGDIFIRANGGKWVRYDQKTGKMVKGLQKQNGLWYYFDPVTGAMAHGNTWVPQWQAWHYFDSVTGRG; encoded by the coding sequence ATGGTTTCGCCACATCATGTTTTGAAGATTGCGACTGCGCTGTCTGCGGTTGCGTTGACGGCTTCCGTTGCGGTTACGCCGGCTTACGCATTGCAGGATATTGCGATTGAGGATGCTGTTGCGCAGAGAGGTGCCGTTACTGCAGATAATGGCGTTGTTATGCAGTCTGACGATCAGTCGGATGATCAGACGGGCGACCAGCAATCGCAAGACAGCATGCCTGACAATCCGAATGCGAAACTTCCAGGCACCGTCAGTGACGAGATTTCCGACGATGCCACCGTGGTTTCGGAAGACCTGGCCGTTACCCCCGAAGGTGAGGTCAAGAATATTGAAACCGGCGAAACCGTGACCGATGCGACACTGGTCGGTACGCAGGATCAGCAGCCGGATCCGCTCGCCAAAACCAACGGCGAATCCTTCATTCCGGTAAGTGCGGAAGATGTCAAAAATGCTGTAGCCGACGCGAACGTACAGCTCTCCAAATTCGAAAGCAATGAATACGGTGCGCACTGGGGCACTTACAACAATACGAAAGCCTTCTTCGACTACCAGAACAACCTGTTCGTGCAGCAAGCCAAAGGCGTGATTGACGTTTCCGAATGGCAGGGCGACATCGACTGGGCCAAAGCGAAAGCCGACGGCGTGGAAGGCGTGATTATCCGCCTTGGCTACGGCGAGGGCAACAATGCTGACAAGAAAGCGCAACGTAACATTTCCGAATGCAAGCGACTTGGCATCCCGTTCGGCATCTACTGGTATTCCTACGCGGATACTCCGTCGATTGCCAAAGAAGAAGGTGCCGACGTGGTCGCCAAACTTAAGCAATTCGGTGTGAACGCGAGCGATTTGGCGTACCCCGTGTACTACGACCTGGAAAAGTGGACGTGGGAGGGGCATCAGCCGCCCACCGACCCGAACGTGTACAACGATATCGTCAACAATTGGTACAGCGCACTGCAGTCCGCCGGATACAAGAACCTGAGCGTCTACTCGTACACCAGCTATCTGCAAGGCCCGCTGAAACATGCCGACATTTACGCTAAAACCACGTGGGTGGCGCAGTACGGCGCTCGCATGGGATTCGACTCGTTCCCGACCGACAGTCGCGGATGGCAATACACCAGCTCCGGCAAAGTGGACGGCATCAGTGGCAATGTGGACATGAATGCGTTTGGGAATAAAGCGTATGTGAATGGTGGGCATTGGGTTACCAAAAATGGCCAAAAGTATTGGTGGGATTCAGATGGTTCTTTAGCGCGTAGCAAGGAAATTTACGATCCTGAGAGTAATGCTTGGTATTGGATTGATTCAGATGGAACCATGGCGCACGATAAGGATGTTTATCTGCGTTCGAACGGTGGTAAATGGGTTCGTTATGATTCCAATGGTCATATGATTAAAGGTGAGGATTTCCGATACGGCGTCTGGTATAACTTCGACTTTACGACCGGTGCGATGAGTAAGGGGATGACATATCTGTCCAATGGGAACAAATGGGTATACTACGACATGGTCACCGGCAAAATGGCGCATGGCGAAGCGTATCTTAATTTTGATAAAGAGCATTCTGGCTGGTATCTATTTGACAACATTACTGGTGCAAGATGTACAGGTGATATTTTTATACGTGCGAATGGCGGTAAATGGGTCCGTTATGATCAGAAAACCGGCAAAATGGTAAAAGGTTTGCAGAAACAGAATGGTCTATGGTACTACTTCGATCCAGTTACAGGAGCTATGGCTCACGGAAACACGTGGGTTCCACAATGGCAAGCATGGCATTATTTCGATAGTGTCACAGGCCGAGGTTGA
- a CDS encoding DUF4928 family protein: MDLTPIDDFRKSHQVNTKGALAAAIQLNRFFSADTLPIDASDYHTNKEGQVKGISKDNCQKILAEYGITRLLAAEGGRTSRGTMALMHDYAELINELRPTAEQFTEIEQYWVKRIRAFFTSKPFKLESDNSLSVDAAVEHLLQQAAQRQKENPGTMYVGTVLQHLVAAKLTIVAPEVEINGASVADDPTGRGGDFNVGDTAIHCTTAPASLLMDKCQRNIKAGLHPIIITVRDRVKTAWDLASDMGFENRLEVWDLQSFLSSNVHEHGHFTNAARRETLSRLVKAYNQIIDEHESDPSLHIEYNG, encoded by the coding sequence ATGGATCTGACTCCCATCGATGATTTCCGAAAGTCCCATCAGGTAAACACCAAGGGCGCTTTGGCTGCCGCCATCCAGCTCAATCGCTTCTTTTCCGCAGACACGCTTCCCATTGACGCCAGCGACTATCACACGAACAAGGAAGGTCAAGTCAAGGGAATCAGCAAAGACAACTGCCAGAAAATCCTTGCCGAATATGGCATCACACGACTCCTCGCAGCAGAGGGCGGACGAACCAGCCGCGGCACCATGGCATTGATGCACGACTATGCCGAGCTCATTAACGAATTACGTCCAACAGCGGAGCAATTCACCGAGATCGAACAATACTGGGTCAAACGAATTCGGGCATTCTTCACCAGCAAACCATTCAAATTGGAATCCGACAACTCGCTTTCCGTCGATGCGGCTGTGGAACATCTGCTGCAGCAGGCAGCGCAGCGACAAAAGGAAAATCCGGGCACTATGTACGTCGGTACCGTTCTGCAACATCTTGTCGCAGCGAAGCTCACCATCGTTGCCCCAGAAGTAGAAATCAACGGCGCGTCCGTTGCTGACGATCCGACTGGGCGTGGAGGCGATTTCAATGTCGGCGACACAGCCATACACTGCACCACTGCCCCAGCATCCCTACTCATGGATAAATGCCAGCGCAACATCAAGGCCGGGCTGCATCCAATCATCATCACTGTACGCGACCGCGTCAAAACCGCATGGGACTTAGCCTCCGACATGGGCTTCGAAAACCGCCTTGAAGTTTGGGACCTGCAATCGTTCCTTTCCAGCAATGTGCACGAGCATGGCCACTTCACCAACGCAGCACGTCGCGAAACCCTTTCGCGTCTGGTCAAGGCTTACAACCAAATCATTGACGAACACGAAAGCGACCCCAGCCTACATATCGAATATAACGGCTGA
- a CDS encoding DNA cytosine methyltransferase has protein sequence MNDNRTHTATGKACPQALEFFAGIGLARLGLEESGFQVEWSNDIDSAKCEMYRNNFTDTPGHTLVEGDMSELSGDDLPHDASIAWGSSPCTDLSLAGTRTGLNGKQSGAFWQYVRLLEELGDSRPPIAILENVNGLATSHSGEDLAAAVHAFNVLGYSVDVLSIDTRRFIPQSRPRLFLVGLQNPPSAEQFDSSLRPDWLQQVFADTSLRTHRAPLPEPPSPLMSGLNMYVENMADDDERWWDAERTAKFLDSLSPVQTARVETLRNETTVSYRTAYRRTRNGKAVWEVRADDISGCLRTARGGSSRQAIIRMGNGQAAVRWMTPREYAALMGAAHYNITGLRPNQVMFGFGDAVSVPVVEWLGKHYFMPALNNTLGKDLYVEQTLLSNHTA, from the coding sequence ATGAACGACAATCGCACGCACACGGCTACCGGCAAGGCGTGCCCACAAGCCCTCGAATTCTTTGCCGGAATAGGCCTCGCACGCCTTGGGCTCGAAGAATCCGGCTTCCAAGTCGAATGGTCGAACGACATCGACTCCGCCAAGTGCGAAATGTATCGCAATAACTTCACGGATACGCCGGGCCACACCCTTGTCGAGGGGGATATGAGCGAGCTCTCCGGCGACGACCTGCCCCATGATGCTTCCATCGCTTGGGGATCCTCTCCTTGCACGGATCTCTCCCTTGCAGGCACTCGTACGGGCCTGAACGGCAAACAATCCGGCGCTTTCTGGCAATACGTGCGACTGCTCGAAGAACTTGGGGACAGCCGTCCTCCGATTGCCATTCTCGAAAATGTGAACGGATTGGCCACTTCCCACTCTGGGGAGGATCTCGCCGCAGCGGTGCATGCTTTCAATGTACTGGGCTACTCCGTAGACGTATTGTCCATCGATACCCGTCGATTTATCCCTCAGTCCCGACCGCGACTCTTTTTGGTTGGCCTGCAGAACCCGCCGTCCGCCGAACAATTCGATTCTTCGTTGCGCCCTGACTGGCTGCAGCAGGTTTTTGCGGACACCTCTCTCCGCACGCATCGCGCACCGCTGCCTGAGCCGCCGTCTCCTCTGATGTCCGGCCTCAATATGTACGTCGAGAACATGGCTGATGACGACGAACGCTGGTGGGACGCCGAAAGAACCGCCAAATTCCTTGATTCGCTGTCGCCGGTTCAGACTGCCCGCGTGGAAACGTTGCGTAACGAAACAACCGTTTCCTACCGGACCGCTTATCGCCGCACCCGCAACGGCAAAGCCGTATGGGAAGTTCGCGCAGACGACATCTCCGGCTGCCTGCGCACCGCACGAGGCGGCTCATCTCGCCAGGCAATCATTCGCATGGGCAATGGTCAAGCCGCTGTCCGTTGGATGACGCCACGCGAATACGCTGCTCTTATGGGCGCGGCCCACTACAACATTACGGGCCTGCGCCCCAATCAAGTGATGTTCGGATTCGGCGACGCTGTCTCCGTCCCTGTCGTGGAATGGCTCGGCAAGCATTACTTCATGCCTGCTCTGAACAACACCCTTGGCAAAGACCTGTACGTGGAGCAAACTCTGCTCTCGAATCACACTGCATAA
- a CDS encoding helix-turn-helix domain-containing protein: protein MTKLSDAVSASNLDSYELARRSNVSEKRLNGYLSGRHSFSRAPLEDAVAIANALGGRIEDYMEDAAEDGEAEKLDDRLRLQLFLDSVDEYELIMKNVGRPQTVTIGGSGEKTEKRYSQLIVEGMLLRKYYSSDEVQLAKVIDSFRRLIPDDASPDVLHTVDLLEKDTPSQGNKSQIVFSNADGSYSSSVDLLFDVLYGITLHGDPDRIQRLARWPITAQCLALYESNVERRKGVVTVRQYIDLAIKDGLFALD, encoded by the coding sequence ATGACGAAGCTTAGTGATGCTGTTAGCGCGTCGAACTTGGATTCTTATGAATTAGCCCGAAGATCCAACGTGAGTGAGAAAAGACTAAATGGATATCTGTCGGGTCGACATTCGTTTAGCCGGGCACCTCTAGAAGACGCCGTAGCTATTGCTAATGCTCTCGGAGGCCGCATTGAAGATTACATGGAAGATGCGGCGGAGGACGGCGAGGCGGAAAAACTGGATGACCGACTTCGTCTCCAATTATTTCTGGATAGCGTTGACGAATACGAGCTAATTATGAAGAATGTCGGTCGCCCTCAGACAGTGACGATTGGCGGCTCTGGAGAAAAAACTGAGAAAAGGTATAGTCAGCTGATTGTTGAAGGGATGCTATTGCGCAAATATTATTCCTCGGATGAAGTTCAATTGGCGAAAGTGATTGATTCGTTTAGGCGTCTTATCCCAGACGACGCGTCTCCAGATGTGCTGCATACAGTAGATCTGCTGGAAAAAGATACGCCTAGCCAAGGGAATAAGAGCCAGATTGTGTTTTCTAATGCTGATGGTAGTTACTCCAGCAGTGTGGATTTACTTTTTGATGTTCTCTATGGAATTACCCTGCATGGAGATCCTGATAGGATCCAGAGACTTGCTAGATGGCCAATTACGGCACAGTGCCTTGCCTTATATGAGTCTAACGTTGAGAGACGCAAGGGTGTGGTGACTGTTCGACAGTATATAGATCTTGCAATCAAAGATGGTCTTTTTGCGCTGGATTAA
- a CDS encoding AAA family ATPase gives MSGLEFEILPSESSQPESELKTELTPRAYSLTRLADVKPERPLWLRLGHIPKGKIVLIDGDPATGKSTLALDIAAHVTTGTVWPDGRRVSLPTQQTCTTNSSTPRN, from the coding sequence ATGAGCGGCTTGGAGTTTGAGATTTTGCCAAGCGAAAGCAGCCAGCCTGAGTCTGAGCTTAAGACTGAACTGACGCCCCGCGCCTATTCGCTGACCCGTTTGGCTGATGTGAAACCGGAGCGACCGTTGTGGTTGCGGCTGGGCCATATTCCCAAAGGAAAGATCGTACTGATTGACGGTGATCCGGCGACTGGCAAAAGCACCTTGGCCTTAGATATCGCAGCTCACGTCACCACGGGAACAGTATGGCCGGATGGAAGGCGAGTCTCCCTCCCTACGCAACAGACCTGCACTACCAACAGCTCAACGCCACGCAATTGA
- a CDS encoding DUF6541 family protein, translating to MISEQITNTGSVMANHGSIQTPAQTQLRQNGSSNGGPSERKRDLRWRPAMLHPASLRVLLPWLTSIIGIASALCLVIAWFPSTVWNTPIVSSDAPAHYYFIRRLLDEGLGAALHLWPHNSFYPPLFHVCAYFVIKIAALFGVQCSIYAAFNITWIIASGVIFPSGMLVLCRYFLQRWNRGNPISRISQASSTPESSSVSEASNVSNQQVSSAVNRQYNATFDATFVLQNLIGLFVPVLAVSSVCHPYGLLNAGPLIAFGFATSLLPFLIAATLRLFDAIAAREHIVKWFVITAVAGVVCLVAHPRIAFTYALILVPFIVLRLPWKLILGAFIAMCVGAVAFVALMLTSFKSDRWANPASWFHSHQPFKNLWESISFCFTDGLDGFPAILFALLLIAGTVAAFVCAFRRAAVRSSDSFSAAVSTVAPAFSADADALVSDATVSLVSASDLPAASCSDAADVSLSAPSEPSRPRRNDRLRDVIALMAAFLLVTLVYACTVTLVGALPNIISSPWYRDENRIMTMLPLVALPLLVIGVNALSECVSVCAASASFVPSASSFSAKNSASSVPSLSFASAVSSVKNVSFASNWIGPIAAFLVIAILAVSAQIVCPSRTAARDAIIAHSSLNQSDPNEQLTEQKITVLRKVMERTGTQATIISDPLNGSMYAETLFNASMLYPIINARTDVPSVPFGKVETAFASGDGQQVLGTVCPLTDAPEYFLTMGDQAQSLQSFPYRAQYDSFHNEELIDAYVDGGTLVKVADYSQYGQGWALYRFGCAD from the coding sequence ATGATTTCCGAACAAATTACGAATACCGGTTCCGTAATGGCCAATCATGGCTCGATTCAGACGCCTGCGCAGACTCAGCTTCGGCAGAACGGCTCGTCCAATGGCGGCCCGTCCGAACGGAAACGTGACCTGCGATGGCGTCCCGCGATGCTGCATCCGGCGTCGCTCCGCGTGTTATTGCCGTGGCTTACGTCGATTATCGGCATCGCATCCGCACTATGCCTGGTGATTGCGTGGTTCCCCTCCACGGTGTGGAATACGCCGATTGTCAGCAGCGATGCCCCTGCGCATTACTATTTCATTCGCCGCTTGCTTGACGAAGGTTTGGGGGCGGCACTGCATTTGTGGCCGCATAATTCGTTCTATCCGCCGTTATTCCATGTTTGCGCTTATTTCGTAATCAAAATCGCGGCGCTGTTCGGCGTGCAATGCTCTATTTACGCGGCATTCAATATCACGTGGATCATCGCTTCGGGCGTGATTTTCCCTTCTGGAATGCTGGTATTGTGCAGGTATTTCCTACAACGTTGGAATCGCGGCAATCCAATTTCACGTATTTCGCAAGCATCGTCTACGCCTGAATCGTCGTCCGTATCTGAAGCGTCGAATGTTTCAAATCAGCAGGTATCGTCAGCTGTGAATCGGCAATATAACGCCACTTTCGACGCTACTTTCGTTCTGCAGAATCTGATTGGACTGTTCGTGCCCGTGCTTGCCGTCAGCTCGGTGTGCCACCCGTACGGACTGCTGAATGCCGGTCCGCTGATCGCATTCGGTTTCGCCACGTCGCTGCTGCCGTTTCTTATCGCTGCCACGTTGCGCTTGTTCGATGCGATCGCCGCACGCGAGCATATAGTGAAATGGTTTGTGATCACTGCTGTCGCAGGCGTGGTTTGCCTCGTTGCACACCCGCGTATCGCATTCACGTATGCTCTGATTCTGGTGCCGTTCATTGTGTTGCGTTTGCCGTGGAAGCTGATTCTGGGTGCGTTTATCGCCATGTGTGTCGGCGCGGTCGCGTTTGTGGCCCTGATGCTTACGTCGTTCAAATCGGATCGTTGGGCGAATCCCGCTTCCTGGTTCCATAGCCATCAGCCGTTCAAGAATTTGTGGGAGTCGATTTCGTTCTGCTTCACGGATGGCCTTGACGGTTTTCCTGCGATTTTGTTCGCATTATTGCTGATTGCGGGAACCGTTGCCGCTTTCGTTTGCGCCTTCCGCCGCGCTGCTGTGCGCTCTTCGGATTCGTTTTCGGCTGCTGTTTCCACTGTGGCTCCCGCTTTTTCCGCTGATGCTGATGCTTTGGTTTCCGATGCTACGGTCTCCTTGGTTTCCGCTTCCGACCTGCCGGCTGCTTCGTGTTCCGATGCTGCTGATGTCTCCTTATCCGCACCGTCCGAACCATCTCGACCTCGCCGCAACGATCGTCTGCGTGACGTGATCGCGTTGATGGCCGCGTTTCTGCTGGTCACGCTGGTATATGCGTGCACGGTCACGTTGGTTGGCGCGCTGCCGAATATCATCAGCTCTCCTTGGTATCGCGATGAAAACCGCATTATGACCATGCTTCCGCTGGTTGCGTTGCCGTTGCTTGTCATTGGCGTCAACGCGCTTTCCGAATGCGTTTCCGTGTGTGCCGCATCCGCTTCTTTCGTTCCTTCTGCATCTTCCTTCTCCGCGAAGAATAGTGCTTCTTCCGTTCCCTCCCTTTCTTTTGCGTCTGCTGTTTCTTCCGTGAAGAACGTTTCTTTCGCTTCCAATTGGATCGGCCCAATCGCCGCATTCCTTGTGATTGCGATACTTGCGGTTTCCGCTCAGATCGTATGCCCGTCTCGTACTGCGGCTCGCGATGCGATCATCGCGCATTCCAGCCTGAACCAAAGCGACCCCAACGAGCAGCTCACCGAGCAGAAGATTACTGTGCTGCGCAAGGTCATGGAACGTACTGGCACTCAGGCCACCATCATTTCCGACCCGTTGAACGGCTCGATGTATGCGGAGACGCTGTTCAATGCGAGCATGCTGTATCCGATCATCAATGCGCGCACCGATGTGCCATCCGTTCCGTTCGGCAAGGTGGAGACCGCGTTTGCTTCCGGCGATGGGCAGCAGGTGCTTGGCACGGTATGTCCGCTGACTGACGCTCCGGAGTACTTCCTTACGATGGGCGACCAGGCGCAAAGCTTGCAGTCGTTCCCGTATCGCGCCCAATACGATTCCTTCCATAATGAGGAATTGATTGATGCGTATGTGGATGGCGGCACGTTGGTGAAGGTTGCCGATTATTCGCAATACGGCCAGGGTTGGGCCCTCTACCGTTTCGGTTGCGCCGATTAA
- a CDS encoding ABC transporter permease, protein MFVLKNAWAALGRVKWRTALIALLALLVSFSAAVDLAVIRADDTANNETYQSQKATAVIRPTAQTKAKRDGADSSYTDKYLTWEKYSTYATAAQSNSVTFDYTLATSVPVRESKSLQAIAAKSDTSEDKTGGNLTLQAFYTLDAAKINDYGYYKVVKGKHLSYKTQSDGVLISQALADKNNLKVGDKVTVGNPSKASETYTFTVRGIYEYDSDVPEGNGSDAKYAKDNRENVIYTTYINFAKNGLDTTEATGWGVPNLNIVFSLANPSTYNKFVRLVKKAKLDTKTYEITSPSLTAYKKSIEPLDSAASSARIVLLAMTIVGGIALLALIVWAAVGGRRDEIGMAMITGVTKGRLGWQFMLETFMMTVPGWIIGLGAGALLAKPIGTAWAGGQAVTITSASVWNVIWYGLGACLVLGIVAFARVACFNLNQLFEERSEVTA, encoded by the coding sequence ATGTTCGTTCTCAAGAACGCATGGGCGGCGCTCGGCCGCGTCAAATGGCGCACCGCGCTAATCGCCCTACTCGCATTACTGGTGTCTTTTTCGGCTGCCGTGGATCTGGCAGTCATACGAGCAGACGACACCGCCAATAATGAGACATACCAGTCGCAGAAAGCCACTGCGGTGATTCGGCCGACCGCGCAGACCAAAGCCAAGCGCGACGGCGCCGATTCCAGCTATACCGACAAGTACTTGACGTGGGAAAAGTACAGCACGTACGCAACGGCCGCGCAGAGCAACAGCGTGACCTTCGATTACACGTTGGCAACGTCAGTGCCGGTGCGTGAAAGCAAGTCATTGCAGGCGATCGCCGCGAAAAGCGATACTAGCGAAGACAAGACCGGCGGCAATCTGACCCTGCAGGCGTTCTACACGTTGGACGCCGCGAAAATCAACGATTACGGCTACTACAAAGTGGTCAAGGGCAAGCATTTGAGCTATAAGACGCAGAGCGACGGCGTACTCATTTCGCAGGCGCTGGCCGATAAGAACAATCTCAAGGTCGGCGACAAGGTGACGGTCGGCAATCCGTCGAAGGCTTCCGAAACGTACACGTTCACCGTGCGCGGCATTTACGAATACGACAGCGACGTGCCTGAAGGCAACGGTTCCGACGCGAAATACGCGAAGGACAATCGTGAGAACGTGATCTACACGACGTATATCAACTTCGCCAAGAACGGGCTTGACACGACGGAGGCCACGGGATGGGGCGTTCCGAATCTCAATATTGTGTTCTCTCTGGCGAATCCTTCCACGTATAACAAGTTCGTGCGCTTGGTGAAGAAGGCCAAGTTAGACACGAAGACGTACGAAATCACCTCGCCGTCGCTTACCGCTTATAAGAAGTCGATCGAGCCGCTTGATTCCGCCGCTTCGTCCGCGCGCATCGTACTGTTGGCCATGACGATCGTCGGCGGAATCGCGTTGCTGGCATTGATTGTGTGGGCGGCGGTCGGTGGCCGTCGCGATGAGATCGGCATGGCGATGATCACCGGCGTAACCAAGGGCCGTTTGGGATGGCAGTTCATGCTGGAAACGTTCATGATGACGGTTCCGGGTTGGATCATCGGCTTGGGTGCCGGCGCGCTGTTGGCGAAACCGATCGGTACCGCGTGGGCTGGCGGGCAGGCTGTGACGATCACGTCCGCTTCGGTGTGGAATGTGATCTGGTACGGCTTGGGTGCATGCCTGGTGCTTGGCATCGTGGCGTTCGCGCGCGTGGCCTGCTTCAACCTGAACCAACTGTTTGAGGAACGCTCGGAGGTGACGGCATGA
- a CDS encoding ATP-binding cassette domain-containing protein, producing MSDNMNDKNENIDKTMVDEAVVDKTAEAEASETVDDAAIGDIAADESSADSIESIDFTVVYDDDNAAVAGNDTADAAETADAANNAADDTNDDSDVAVNNANQVKETLALRSFDAPTALETHEAVKADSATSVSSQLDNEIKRNRKKDALFFKANPTFALDHVTVTNRKTGRNILDDLSLSFHAGATHAVLVDAEDREQHQALLATMVGMVRPDRGNVMHKSANLSDVEPVEMLGHRIGFIPQRFAFRPDLDAESNVLYAMDASNRNFLKPKPVTARELLKRVGFDEVTSGLAVGEVSELNQRRVAIARALSCEAEVIIADEPTAGLDADDAAVVLDLLKKFKRDADRKRAIIVVTTNPEVADAMDHSVELD from the coding sequence ATGAGCGACAATATGAACGATAAGAACGAGAACATCGACAAGACCATGGTTGACGAGGCTGTGGTTGACAAGACCGCTGAAGCCGAGGCAAGCGAAACCGTCGATGATGCTGCAATCGGAGATATTGCAGCTGACGAATCTTCCGCAGATTCCATTGAATCCATCGATTTTACGGTGGTGTACGACGATGACAACGCAGCGGTTGCAGGCAACGATACTGCAGATGCCGCCGAAACCGCCGATGCTGCAAATAACGCTGCGGATGACACGAATGACGATTCGGACGTGGCTGTGAATAACGCGAATCAAGTGAAGGAAACGCTCGCTTTGCGTTCTTTCGACGCACCGACCGCACTGGAAACGCATGAAGCGGTGAAAGCCGATTCCGCAACCAGCGTTTCGTCACAGCTTGACAACGAAATCAAGCGCAATCGCAAAAAGGATGCGCTCTTCTTCAAGGCGAATCCGACGTTCGCGCTCGACCATGTGACCGTGACCAATCGCAAGACCGGCCGCAATATTCTTGACGACCTGTCGTTGTCGTTCCATGCGGGCGCCACGCATGCGGTGCTCGTGGACGCGGAGGATCGCGAACAGCATCAGGCATTGCTGGCCACCATGGTCGGCATGGTGCGCCCGGACCGCGGCAATGTGATGCACAAAAGCGCCAACCTGAGCGACGTCGAACCGGTCGAAATGTTGGGGCACCGCATCGGATTCATTCCGCAACGTTTTGCTTTCCGCCCCGATCTCGACGCGGAAAGCAATGTGCTGTACGCCATGGATGCGTCGAACCGCAACTTCCTCAAGCCGAAGCCTGTGACCGCCCGCGAACTGCTCAAGCGCGTGGGCTTCGATGAAGTGACGTCCGGACTGGCAGTCGGCGAAGTAAGCGAACTGAACCAGCGTCGCGTGGCCATCGCTCGTGCGCTGAGCTGCGAGGCTGAAGTGATCATCGCCGACGAGCCGACCGCTGGATTGGATGCCGACGATGCGGCCGTGGTGTTGGATCTGTTGAAGAAGTTCAAGCGCGATGCCGATCGCAAACGCGCCATCATCGTGGTGACCACCAATCCGGAAGTCGCCGATGCAATGGATCACAGCGTGGAACTCGACTAG